In Bradyrhizobium sp. 170, the DNA window TTGTAATAGCCGAGCGACTGGTAGAACGCGTGGACCTGCGCATTGTCTTTGCGAACCATAAGTTGAAGTTTCAGGATACCGGCCGCGCGCAGCCAGTCCTCGGCCGCGTTCATGATGGCGCGGCCATAGCCCTTGGCGCGGCGCTGTGGATCGGAGGCGACGTAATAGACCCAGCCGCGATGGCCGTCATAGCCGACCATCGCGGTCGCCACGATCGCGTCACCGTCGCGGCCGATCAGGATCGTTGAATTCGGCTCGCGGCGGGCGAGCGCTATGTCGGCGGCGGGATCGTTCCACGGCCGCGTCAGGCCGCAGGCCTGCCACAGCGCGATAACGGTGGCGACATCGGCGTCCGCAATGTCGGCGATAGCGAGCGCGGGAATTGTCTTCGCAGCAGTCACGGTCACAGCACTTTCCCGGGATTCATGATGCCGAGCGGGTCGAGCATCGCCTTGATGCCGCGCATCAACTCGATCGCGACCTTGTCCTTGACGTCGGGCAGTTCGTCGCGCTTGAGCACGCCGATGCCGTGCTCGGCGGAAATCGATCCGCCCATCCGCAGCACGATCGCGAACACCACCTCGTTCACCTCGTGCCAGCGCGACATGAAGTCGGCGGTGTTGCCGCCGACCGGCTGGCTGACATTGTAGTGGATGTTGCCGTCGCCGAGATGGCCGAACGGCACCGGCCGCGAGCCCGGAATGAGTTTTACCACCGCGGCATTGGCCTCTTCGATGAAATCAGGAACGGCGGCTACCGGCACCGAGATGTCGTGCTTGATCGAGCCGCCTTCCGGCTTCTGCGCGGCCGACATTTCGTCGCGGAGTTTCCAGAACCCGGCGCGCTGGGAGAGATTGGCCGCGATCACGGCGTCGTCGACGATGCCTTCTTCCATGCCCTTGGCGAGGATGGATTCCAGCGCCGCGCTGGCGTCGTCGCGCGAGGACGACAATTCCATCAGCACGTACCAGGGATGCTTGGTCGTCAGGGGATCGCGGATGTCGATGCCGTGACGCAAGCTGAAATCGACCGCGATGTCGGCCAGCAGTTCGAAGCTGGTGAGGCTGCCAGCCGCCTCGTTCTGCGAGATCGACAACAGTTTCAGTGCCTGCGCCGGCGACTTGAGGCCGACATAGGCGGTTTCCACCGCGTGCGGCTTCGGAAACAGTTTTAACGTCGCCGCGGTGATGATGCCGAGCGTGCCCTCGGCGCCGATGAAGAGGTTGCGCAGGTCGTAGCCGGTGTTGTCCTTCTTCAGTTTTGACAATCCGTTCAGGATCCGTCCGTCGGCCAGCACCACCTCCAGCCCGAGCGCCATCTCGCGCGCCACGCCGTACGCCAATGCAGCGGTGCCGCCGGCATTGGTGGAGAGATTGCCGCCGATGGTGCAGCTTCCTTCCGCGCCGAGCGACAGCGGGAACAGACGGTCGACTTCGGCCGCGCGCTGCTGCGCGATCTGCAGCACCACGCCGGCCTCGCACGTCATGGTGTTGGAAGCGGGATCGATCTCGCGGATCTTGTCCAGCCGCCGCATCGAGACGACGACTTCGCCATTGTGCGGGGTCTGTCCGCCGACCAGGCCGGTATTGCCGCCCTGCGGCACCAGCGCGATTTTGTGCTCGCTGGCG includes these proteins:
- a CDS encoding FAD-binding oxidoreductase → MNIVQGAVPPLPAELIAKFRAVVGDKYAVTDAADIAPYVTEERDLFHGRSPLVLRPGSTAEVSAICKLASEHKIALVPQGGNTGLVGGQTPHNGEVVVSMRRLDKIREIDPASNTMTCEAGVVLQIAQQRAAEVDRLFPLSLGAEGSCTIGGNLSTNAGGTAALAYGVAREMALGLEVVLADGRILNGLSKLKKDNTGYDLRNLFIGAEGTLGIITAATLKLFPKPHAVETAYVGLKSPAQALKLLSISQNEAAGSLTSFELLADIAVDFSLRHGIDIRDPLTTKHPWYVLMELSSSRDDASAALESILAKGMEEGIVDDAVIAANLSQRAGFWKLRDEMSAAQKPEGGSIKHDISVPVAAVPDFIEEANAAVVKLIPGSRPVPFGHLGDGNIHYNVSQPVGGNTADFMSRWHEVNEVVFAIVLRMGGSISAEHGIGVLKRDELPDVKDKVAIELMRGIKAMLDPLGIMNPGKVL
- a CDS encoding GNAT family acetyltransferase yields the protein MTAAKTIPALAIADIADADVATVIALWQACGLTRPWNDPAADIALARREPNSTILIGRDGDAIVATAMVGYDGHRGWVYYVASDPQRRAKGYGRAIMNAAEDWLRAAGILKLQLMVRKDNAQVHAFYQSLGYYNQQTVTFAKWLDGREPTP